One window of the Benincasa hispida cultivar B227 chromosome 3, ASM972705v1, whole genome shotgun sequence genome contains the following:
- the LOC120072512 gene encoding protein ENDOPLASMIC RETICULUM-ARRESTED PEN3 codes for MFPTTELPQPCETRGQRTPLMEDENIQPAIITLTQERVKLNVGGELFETTVSTIRSGGPESLLYALSYRPRDDRNPIFIDRDPEIFSVLLSLLRTNRLPSSARRFSKQELSDEAVFYGIEANLKSAISPPPFNGIDASIVANIRPTSDGVVSAFTAANGDGSIWLAHGGQISNYDRNLIHDRTIRTHLEEITSIRRVWPEIAALGSYTASGLHFYNFSSGRHIGSSHWSDPTDPRIYKARVTAIADSSTSIFAAFDCPHRENSILVIDKSTLQITSELGRQLGSSAKNTVAGKLTWIPETNVLLGSAVTCGAFGYSGYIRLWDARSGDVVWETNEPGSGRSSRFGDSFADVDVDVESLKVFKVCSKSGDLGVADIRKLGEDPWVYLKDKNPGMGNTSRRGSGNIKIHCYKNEVFVGREGELEVWSRVEGRESGVEESKGDYEDLYRRNYVDKAEDSERGIIKQIEGGGDRLFVSRENVEGIEVWETSKFSSVLSVL; via the coding sequence ATGTTTCCCACAACCGAATTGCCTCAGCCTTGTGAAACAAGAGGTCAGCGGACTCCATTAATGGAAGACGAAAATATACAGCCAGCCATCATAACCCTAACCCAAGAACGTGTCAAGCTCAACGTCGGCGGCGAACTCTTCGAGACCACCGTCTCCACCATACGCTCAGGCGGTCCAGAGTCTCTATTGTATGCGCTATCTTACCGGCCGAGAGACGATCGGAATCCAATTTTCATAGATCGCGATCCAGAGATCTTCTCGGTCCTCCTTTCTCTTCTCCGCACCAACCGCTTGCCTTCATCGGCTCGCCGATTTTCGAAGCAGGAACTCTCCGATGAAGCCGTCTTCTACGGCATCGAGGCGAATCTCAAATCGGCAATCTCTCCTCCGCCGTTCAACGGCATCGATGCATCCATCGTCGCGAATATTCGCCCTACTTCCGACGGCGTCGTATCGGCTTTTACAGCAGCGAATGGAGACGGCTCCATCTGGCTAGCTCACGGAGGTCAGATCTCTAATTACGACCGGAATTTAATCCACGACAGAACGATTCGAACTCACTTAGAGGAAATCACCTCAATCCGCCGCGTTTGGCCGGAAATTGCAGCGTTAGGTTCATACACCGCTTCCGGACTTCATTTCTACAATTTCTCTAGCGGCCGACACATCGGTTCATCTCACTGGTCAGATCCTACCGATCCTCGCATCTACAAAGCCAGAGTCACCGCAATCGCCGATTCATCGACTTCAATTTTCGCCGCCTTCGATTGCCCTCACAGAGAAAATTCCATACTCGTCATCGACAAATCAACTCTCCAGATCACGTCTGAACTCGGACGACAACTCGGATCCTCCGCTAAGAACACCGTCGCCGGGAAGCTGACGTGGATACCGGAAACCAACGTACTCCTGGGAAGCGCAGTAACGTGTGGGGCGTTTGGTTACTCAGGTTACATCAGGCTGTGGGACGCTAGGTCCGGTGATGTGGTTTGGGAAACGAACGAGCCAGGTTCGGGCAGAAGCAGTAGGTTCGGGGACTCGTTCGCTGACGTGGATGTCGACGTGGAATCGTTGAAAGTATTCAAAGTGTGCTCGAAATCAGGGGATTTGGGAGTGGCAGATATTCGTAAATTAGGGGAAGACCCGTGGGTATATTTGAAAGATAAGAATCCAGGGATGGGAAATACGAGTAGAAGGGGGAGTGGAAATATCAAAATTCATTGTTATAAAAATGAAGTGTTTGTAGGGAGAGAAGGAGAGTTGGAGGTATGGTCGAGAGTGGAAGGAAGAGAAAGTGGAGTGGAAGAATCAAAAGGGGATTATGAGGATTTATATCGTAGGAATTACGTGGACAAAGCGGAGGATTCAGAGAGAGGGATTATAAAGCAAATTGAAGGCGGTGGCGATAGGCTGTTTGTCTCTCGGGAAAACGTTGAAGGAATTGAGGTTTGGGAAACCTCCAAATTTTCCAGTGTCCTTTCGGTTTTATGA